One segment of Streptomyces sp. NBC_01463 DNA contains the following:
- the mshD gene encoding mycothiol synthase, which produces MTTDVPLPAPGREIQTLDTLSPDQAGAVSELLAEAARSDGRQAVSEQGRLQLRGGHREGVRHFLLTAGGVLVGYAQLEDTDPVEAPAAELVVHPAHRGHGHGRALGAALLAATGKRLRVWAHGGKSAARHLAQVLGLSLFRELRQLRRPLSPLNLAEPVLPAGVTVRAFVPGEDDAAWLAVNSAAFAHHPEQGSLTQRDLDDRKAEPWFDPKGFFLAERATDDGGTELIGFHWTKVHAEEQLGEVYVVGIRPDAQGGGLGKALTAIGLRHLAAEGLPTAMLYVDADNVAAVTVYERMGFTTHEVDLMYRTES; this is translated from the coding sequence ATGACGACTGACGTACCCCTCCCCGCCCCCGGACGCGAGATCCAGACGCTCGACACCCTCTCCCCCGACCAGGCCGGAGCCGTCTCCGAGCTCCTCGCCGAGGCCGCCCGGTCCGACGGCCGGCAGGCCGTGTCCGAGCAGGGGCGGCTCCAGCTGCGGGGCGGGCACCGGGAGGGTGTGCGGCACTTCCTGCTGACCGCCGGGGGCGTGCTGGTCGGGTACGCACAGCTGGAGGACACCGACCCCGTCGAGGCACCGGCCGCCGAGCTGGTCGTGCACCCCGCGCACCGCGGGCACGGGCACGGGCGGGCGCTCGGGGCGGCGCTGCTCGCCGCGACCGGCAAGCGGCTGCGGGTCTGGGCGCACGGCGGGAAGTCCGCGGCACGTCACCTCGCCCAGGTGCTCGGCCTGTCCCTGTTCCGCGAACTGCGGCAGCTGCGAAGGCCGTTGAGCCCGCTGAACCTCGCGGAGCCGGTGCTGCCGGCGGGCGTCACCGTCCGCGCCTTCGTGCCCGGCGAGGACGACGCCGCCTGGCTCGCGGTGAACAGCGCCGCGTTCGCCCACCACCCCGAGCAGGGCTCGCTGACCCAGCGCGACCTCGACGACCGCAAGGCCGAGCCCTGGTTCGACCCGAAGGGCTTCTTCCTCGCCGAGCGGGCCACCGACGACGGGGGCACCGAGCTCATCGGCTTCCACTGGACGAAGGTGCACGCCGAGGAGCAGCTCGGCGAGGTGTACGTGGTCGGCATCCGTCCCGACGCACAGGGCGGCGGCCTGGGCAAGGCGCTCACCGCGATCGGGCTGCGCCACCTCGCCGCCGAGGGGCTGCCCACGGCGATGCTCTACGTCGACGCGGACAACGTCGCGGCCGTGACGGTCTACGAGCGCATGGGCTTCACCACCCACGAGGTGGACCTGATGTACCGCACGGAGTCCTGA
- the pstA gene encoding phosphate ABC transporter permease PstA, translating to MSHASTSVQDRPTPPAPAAPRNSLSSRTLPRLAPLGFAVVSIALGVGIGVAAGWHSRVQWGLISALLFLTISYVATTVVENQRQARDRLATSLVWVCFLIAVVPLASLLWTTISRGSERLDPYFLTHSMAGVLGPEASGGVYHALIGTLEQVGIATVISAPLGLLTAVYLVEYGKGALARAVTFFVDVMTGIPSIVAGLFILSIMLIAGLEPSGLMGALALTILMIPVVVRSTEEMLKLVPNELREASLALGIPKWRTILKVVLPTAIGGIATGVMLAVARIAGETAPIILLVFGSQLINPNPFEGAQSSLPFYIYEQYKIGEAASYDRAWAAALVLIAFVMILNLVARGIARWKAPKTGR from the coding sequence ATGAGCCACGCATCCACCAGCGTCCAGGACCGCCCGACGCCCCCCGCGCCCGCCGCGCCGCGCAACAGCCTCAGCAGCCGGACCCTGCCCCGCCTGGCCCCGCTCGGCTTCGCCGTCGTGTCGATCGCCCTGGGCGTCGGCATCGGCGTGGCCGCCGGCTGGCACAGCCGCGTCCAGTGGGGCCTGATCTCCGCACTGCTCTTCCTGACGATCTCGTACGTCGCGACCACCGTCGTCGAGAACCAGCGCCAGGCCAGGGACCGCCTCGCCACCAGCCTCGTGTGGGTCTGCTTCCTGATCGCCGTCGTCCCGCTGGCCTCGCTGCTCTGGACGACCATCAGCCGCGGCTCCGAGCGCCTGGACCCCTACTTCCTGACCCACTCGATGGCCGGCGTCCTCGGACCCGAGGCCAGCGGCGGTGTCTACCACGCCCTGATCGGCACCCTGGAGCAGGTCGGCATCGCCACGGTGATCTCCGCCCCGCTCGGCCTGCTCACCGCGGTCTACCTGGTGGAGTACGGCAAGGGCGCGCTCGCCAGGGCCGTCACCTTCTTCGTCGACGTGATGACGGGCATCCCGTCCATCGTGGCCGGTCTGTTCATCCTCTCGATCATGCTGATCGCGGGTCTCGAACCCTCCGGTCTGATGGGCGCCCTGGCCCTGACGATCCTGATGATCCCGGTCGTGGTCCGCTCCACCGAGGAGATGCTGAAGCTCGTACCGAACGAGCTCCGCGAGGCGTCCCTGGCCCTCGGCATCCCGAAGTGGCGCACCATCCTGAAGGTGGTCCTGCCGACCGCGATCGGCGGCATCGCCACCGGCGTCATGCTCGCCGTCGCGCGCATCGCAGGCGAGACCGCGCCGATCATCCTGCTGGTCTTCGGCAGCCAGCTGATCAACCCGAACCCCTTCGAAGGCGCCCAGTCGTCACTGCCGTTCTACATCTACGAGCAGTACAAGATCGGTGAGGCCGCGTCCTACGACCGCGCATGGGCCGCCGCCCTGGTCCTGATCGCCTTCGTCATGATCCTCAATCTGGTGGCCCGCGGCATCGCCCGCTGGAAGGCCCCGAAGACCGGCCGCTGA
- the pstB gene encoding phosphate ABC transporter ATP-binding protein PstB: MAKRIDISGLSAYYGSHKAIDDISMTVEPRSVTAFIGPSGCGKSTFLRTLNRMHEVTPGGRVEGKVLLDDENLYGSNVDPVTVRRTVGMVFQRPNPFPTMSIFDNVAAGLRLNGKYRKSALGDIVEKSLRGANLWNEVKDRLNKPGSGLSGGQQQRLCIARAIAVEPDVLLMDEPCSALDPISTLAIEDLIGELKERFTIVIVTHNMQQAARVSDRTAFFNLAAVGMPGKLIEIDETERIFSNPSVQATEDYISGRFG, encoded by the coding sequence ATGGCCAAGCGCATCGACATCAGCGGCCTCTCGGCCTACTACGGCAGCCACAAGGCGATCGACGACATCTCGATGACGGTGGAGCCCCGCTCGGTGACCGCCTTCATCGGCCCGTCCGGCTGCGGCAAGTCCACCTTCCTGCGCACCCTGAACCGGATGCACGAGGTCACCCCCGGCGGCCGCGTCGAGGGCAAGGTGCTGCTGGACGACGAGAACCTGTACGGATCGAACGTCGACCCGGTCACCGTGCGCCGCACGGTCGGCATGGTCTTCCAGCGCCCGAACCCGTTCCCCACCATGTCGATCTTCGACAACGTGGCGGCGGGCCTGCGGCTGAACGGCAAGTACCGCAAGAGCGCCCTGGGCGACATCGTGGAGAAGTCGCTGCGCGGCGCGAACCTGTGGAACGAGGTCAAGGACCGGCTGAACAAGCCCGGCTCCGGTCTCTCCGGCGGTCAGCAGCAGCGGCTGTGCATCGCCCGCGCCATCGCGGTCGAGCCGGACGTCCTGCTGATGGACGAGCCGTGCTCCGCCCTGGACCCGATCTCCACCCTCGCCATCGAGGACCTGATCGGTGAGCTGAAGGAGCGCTTCACGATCGTCATCGTGACGCACAACATGCAGCAGGCGGCCCGTGTCTCGGACCGCACGGCGTTCTTCAACCTCGCGGCGGTCGGCATGCCCGGCAAGCTCATCGAGATAGACGAGACCGAGCGCATCTTCTCCAACCCGTCGGTCCAGGCCACGGAGGACTACATCTCCGGCCGCTTCGGCTGA
- a CDS encoding NUDIX hydrolase: MTRTANGTVRAAGCVLWRRPPASAGGGVEFCLVHRPRYDDWSFPKGKLKRGESPRDAALREVLEETGHHCVPGAVLPTARYVANGRPKEVTYWSAEATAGAFVPNSEVDGVLWLPASAARTRLTQPRDRDLLDAALRTLPAA, from the coding sequence ATGACCCGGACGGCGAACGGCACGGTGCGGGCGGCGGGGTGCGTGCTCTGGCGCCGCCCGCCCGCGTCCGCCGGCGGGGGCGTGGAGTTCTGCCTCGTCCACCGGCCGCGTTACGACGACTGGTCGTTCCCGAAGGGCAAGCTGAAACGCGGCGAGTCCCCGCGGGACGCGGCTCTGCGCGAGGTCCTGGAGGAGACGGGCCACCACTGTGTGCCGGGTGCCGTGCTCCCCACGGCCCGGTACGTCGCGAACGGCCGCCCGAAGGAGGTCACGTACTGGTCCGCCGAGGCCACGGCGGGCGCCTTCGTCCCGAACAGTGAGGTGGACGGCGTGCTGTGGCTCCCGGCGTCGGCCGCCCGCACCCGCCTGACCCAGCCCCGCGACCGCGATCTGCTGGACGCGGCCCTGCGGACCCTGCCGGCCGCGTAA
- the pstC gene encoding phosphate ABC transporter permease subunit PstC: MASTTQTEFPPAPPGRRARAKSTGRAGDRIFLGLSRGSGILLLVIMASIAVFLSYRAAIAISGDEGNFLTTFDWNPAGDPPVFGIAVLLFGTVISSIIAMAIAVPIAVGIALFISHYAPRKLAGPIAYVIDLLAAVPSIVYGIWGALVLVPYLEGLNLWLDQFFGWTYIFEKTEIGVARSLFTVGILLAIMILPIVTSVSREVFLQVPKMNEEAALALGATRWEVIRLSVLPFGRSGVISASMLGLGRALGETMAVATVLSPSFLISLHVLNPGGGTFAQNIAAKFGEADAFGRDALIASGLVLFVLTLLVNGAARLIIARRKEYSGANA, translated from the coding sequence ATGGCTTCCACCACGCAGACAGAGTTTCCACCGGCCCCGCCGGGCAGGCGCGCCCGCGCCAAGTCCACCGGCCGCGCCGGTGACCGGATCTTCCTGGGCCTCTCCCGCGGCTCGGGCATCCTGCTGCTCGTGATCATGGCGTCGATCGCCGTGTTCCTCAGCTACCGCGCAGCGATCGCCATCTCCGGGGACGAGGGCAACTTCCTCACCACCTTCGACTGGAACCCGGCCGGCGACCCGCCCGTCTTCGGCATCGCCGTCCTGCTCTTCGGCACCGTCATCAGCTCGATCATCGCGATGGCCATCGCGGTTCCGATCGCTGTCGGCATCGCCCTCTTCATCTCGCACTACGCACCGCGCAAGCTCGCCGGTCCGATCGCGTACGTGATCGACCTGCTCGCCGCGGTGCCCAGCATCGTCTACGGCATCTGGGGCGCGCTCGTCCTGGTGCCGTACCTGGAGGGCCTGAACCTCTGGCTCGACCAGTTCTTCGGCTGGACGTACATCTTCGAGAAGACCGAGATCGGCGTCGCCCGCTCGCTGTTCACCGTCGGCATCCTGCTCGCGATCATGATCCTGCCGATCGTGACCAGCGTCAGCCGCGAGGTCTTCCTCCAGGTCCCGAAGATGAACGAGGAGGCCGCGCTCGCCCTCGGCGCCACCCGCTGGGAGGTCATCCGCCTCTCGGTGCTGCCGTTCGGCCGCTCCGGCGTGATCTCCGCGTCCATGCTGGGCCTGGGCCGCGCGCTCGGCGAGACGATGGCCGTCGCCACGGTCCTGTCGCCGAGCTTCCTCATCTCGCTGCACGTGCTCAATCCGGGCGGCGGGACGTTCGCCCAGAACATCGCCGCGAAGTTCGGCGAGGCCGACGCGTTCGGGCGCGACGCCCTGATCGCCTCCGGCCTGGTCCTCTTCGTCCTCACCCTGCTGGTCAACGGCGCCGCGCGGCTCATCATCGCCCGCCGCAAGGAGTACTCGGGGGCCAACGCATGA
- a CDS encoding CHAD domain-containing protein: protein MRRPDHQTQADVTAGAVLAPYLRAQAADFLRSLRLHRENSAPTDAGPQAAEQAAWALRRSARRISGTLHTFRAALDPLWAEQLRTELAWLSGTLGREHAYADRLNRLLDALHGLSGAPLPAARTASGTASASASASASADKERAVLGVGAARAGALLERQLTLARTRAHSAALQALGSSRFHAVADAVALLASEVPLSAAAADPSGDLLHDPAGRAEQRLLGAVAALPPYGTTEPYNEAHDAPWHQTRLLLRLHRYAHEVVRGAPDPVLAGPGHALDLHRDAAEAAAAAAAAARTPRIAPTTAYALGVLHADQRHEVEAARSVFRECWPYATAAATRP from the coding sequence GTGCGACGCCCTGACCACCAGACACAGGCGGACGTGACCGCGGGGGCGGTGCTCGCACCGTATCTGCGGGCACAGGCCGCGGACTTCCTGCGCAGCCTGCGTCTGCACCGCGAGAACAGTGCCCCCACGGACGCGGGACCCCAGGCCGCCGAACAGGCCGCCTGGGCGCTGCGCCGATCGGCCCGCCGGATCAGCGGCACCCTGCACACCTTCCGGGCCGCGCTCGACCCGCTCTGGGCCGAGCAGCTGCGCACCGAGCTGGCCTGGCTGTCCGGCACGCTCGGCCGCGAGCACGCGTACGCGGACCGGCTGAACCGGCTCCTCGACGCACTGCACGGCCTCTCGGGGGCGCCGCTGCCTGCGGCCCGTACCGCGTCCGGCACCGCCTCCGCCTCCGCCTCCGCCTCGGCCTCCGCCGACAAGGAGCGCGCCGTACTCGGCGTCGGCGCCGCCCGCGCCGGGGCGCTGCTGGAGCGCCAGCTGACCCTGGCCCGGACCCGCGCCCACTCCGCCGCGCTCCAGGCGCTCGGCTCCTCCCGCTTCCACGCGGTGGCCGACGCCGTCGCGCTGCTCGCCTCCGAGGTCCCGCTCTCCGCCGCGGCCGCCGACCCCTCCGGCGACCTGCTGCACGACCCGGCCGGCCGCGCCGAGCAGCGCCTGCTCGGCGCCGTCGCCGCCCTCCCCCCGTACGGGACGACCGAGCCGTACAACGAGGCGCACGACGCGCCCTGGCACCAGACCCGGCTGCTGCTGCGCCTGCACCGGTACGCCCACGAGGTGGTACGCGGCGCCCCCGATCCGGTCCTGGCCGGCCCCGGCCACGCCCTCGACCTGCACCGGGACGCGGCGGAGGCGGCGGCAGCGGCGGCAGCGGCCGCCCGCACCCCCCGGATCGCGCCGACGACCGCGTACGCCCTGGGCGTGCTCCACGCCGACCAGCGCCACGAGGTGGAGGCGGCGCGGTCGGTCTTCCGGGAGTGCTGGCCGTACGCGACCGCGGCGGCGACCCGGCCATGA
- a CDS encoding RNA degradosome polyphosphate kinase, translated as MSQQPSSEVPVQPTAQPSVGSLAAHRPHAVATGSAGHAALSTAADLDPDIDADVDAYEPDADGDELPQGRFLDRERSWLAFNERVLELAEDPSTPLLERANFLAIFASNLDEFFMVRVAGLKRRIATGVATRSASGLQPREVLDLIWTRSRELMARHAACYQQDVAPALSDEGIQLIRWPELNEKEQARLFTFFRQRVFPVLTPLAVDPAHPFPYISGLSLNLAVVVRNPVSGHRHFARVKVPPLLTRFLEASPQRYVPIEDVIAAHLEELFPGMEVLAHHMFRVTRNEDLEVEEDDAENLLQALEKELMRRRFGPPVRLEVEESIDPYVLDLLVRELKVSDAEVYPLPGPLDLTGLFGIASLDRPELKFPKFIAGTHRDLAEVESASAPDIFAALRERDVLLHHPYDSFSTSVQAFLEQAAGDPDVLAIKQTLYRTSGDSPIVDALIDAAESGKQVLVLVEIKARFDEQANIKWARKLEEAGCHVVYGLVGLKTHCKLSLVVRQEGDTLRRYSHVGTGNYHPKTARLYEDLGLLTADPQVGADLSDLFNRLSGYSRRETYRRLLVAPKSLRDGLIVRINKEIANQRAGRPAYVRIKVNSMVDEAIIDACYRAAQAGVPVDIWVRGICAIRPGVTGLSENVRVRSILGRFLEHSRVFSFGNGGEPEVWFGSADMMHRNLDRRIEALVRVTDPAHRAALSRLLETGMADTTSSWHLGPDGNWTRHATDAEGRPLRHVQEMLIDARRRRRATP; from the coding sequence ATGAGCCAGCAGCCCAGCTCCGAGGTCCCGGTCCAGCCCACCGCCCAGCCGTCCGTCGGCTCCCTCGCCGCGCACCGGCCGCACGCCGTCGCCACCGGGTCGGCCGGCCACGCCGCCCTGTCCACCGCGGCGGATCTCGACCCCGACATCGATGCCGACGTCGACGCGTACGAACCCGATGCCGACGGCGACGAACTGCCCCAGGGCCGATTCCTGGACCGGGAACGCAGCTGGCTCGCATTCAACGAACGCGTTCTGGAACTGGCCGAGGACCCGTCGACCCCCCTCCTCGAACGGGCTAATTTCCTCGCCATCTTCGCCTCGAACCTGGACGAGTTCTTCATGGTCCGGGTCGCGGGCCTCAAGCGCCGTATCGCGACCGGTGTCGCCACCCGGTCCGCCTCCGGCCTCCAGCCCCGCGAGGTCCTCGACCTGATCTGGACCCGGTCGCGCGAACTCATGGCCCGGCACGCCGCCTGCTACCAGCAGGACGTCGCCCCCGCGCTGTCCGACGAGGGCATCCAGCTGATCCGCTGGCCGGAGCTGAACGAGAAGGAGCAGGCCCGCCTGTTCACCTTCTTCCGCCAGCGCGTCTTCCCCGTGCTGACCCCGCTGGCCGTGGACCCGGCGCACCCCTTCCCGTACATCTCCGGCCTCTCGCTCAACCTCGCCGTCGTCGTACGCAACCCGGTCAGCGGCCACCGGCACTTCGCCCGGGTCAAGGTCCCGCCGCTGCTGACCCGCTTCCTGGAGGCCTCGCCGCAGCGCTACGTCCCCATCGAGGACGTCATCGCCGCCCACCTGGAGGAGCTCTTCCCGGGGATGGAGGTGCTCGCGCACCACATGTTCCGGGTCACCAGGAACGAGGACCTGGAGGTCGAGGAGGACGACGCCGAGAACCTGCTCCAGGCCCTGGAGAAGGAGCTCATGCGACGCCGCTTCGGGCCGCCGGTCCGCCTGGAGGTCGAGGAGTCCATCGACCCGTACGTGCTGGACCTGCTGGTCCGCGAGCTGAAGGTGTCCGACGCCGAGGTCTACCCGCTGCCCGGGCCGCTCGACCTCACCGGACTGTTCGGCATAGCGTCGCTGGACCGGCCGGAGCTGAAGTTCCCCAAGTTCATCGCCGGCACGCACCGCGACCTCGCCGAGGTCGAGTCCGCCTCCGCGCCCGACATCTTCGCCGCCCTGCGCGAACGCGACGTACTGCTGCACCACCCGTACGACTCCTTCTCCACCTCCGTCCAGGCCTTCCTGGAGCAGGCGGCGGGCGACCCGGACGTCCTCGCGATCAAGCAGACGCTGTACCGGACCTCGGGCGACTCACCGATAGTGGACGCCCTCATCGACGCCGCCGAGTCCGGCAAGCAGGTCCTCGTCCTCGTCGAGATCAAGGCCCGCTTCGACGAGCAGGCCAACATCAAGTGGGCGCGCAAGCTGGAGGAGGCGGGCTGCCACGTCGTCTACGGGCTGGTCGGCCTGAAGACGCACTGCAAGCTCTCCCTCGTCGTCCGCCAGGAGGGCGACACCCTGCGCCGGTACTCGCACGTCGGCACCGGCAACTACCACCCCAAGACGGCCCGGCTCTACGAGGACCTCGGCCTGCTCACCGCCGACCCGCAGGTCGGCGCGGACCTCTCCGACCTCTTCAACCGGCTCTCCGGCTACTCCCGCCGCGAGACCTACCGCCGGCTGCTCGTCGCCCCGAAGTCCCTGCGCGACGGGCTGATCGTCCGGATCAACAAGGAGATCGCGAACCAGCGGGCCGGCCGGCCCGCGTATGTACGCATCAAGGTCAACTCGATGGTCGACGAAGCGATCATCGACGCCTGCTACCGGGCCGCGCAGGCGGGCGTCCCGGTCGACATCTGGGTCCGCGGCATCTGCGCGATCCGGCCCGGCGTCACCGGCCTCTCCGAGAACGTCCGGGTCCGCTCGATACTCGGCCGCTTCCTCGAACACTCCCGGGTCTTCTCGTTCGGCAACGGCGGCGAGCCCGAGGTCTGGTTCGGCAGCGCCGACATGATGCACCGCAACCTCGACCGCCGCATCGAGGCCCTGGTCCGGGTCACCGACCCCGCCCACCGGGCCGCCCTCAGCCGGCTCCTGGAGACCGGCATGGCCGACACCACCTCCTCCTGGCACCTGGGTCCCGACGGGAACTGGACCCGGCACGCCACGGACGCGGAGGGCCGGCCGCTGCGGCACGTACAGGAAATGCTCATTGACGCCCGGAGGCGCCGGCGTGCGACGCCCTGA
- a CDS encoding ABC transporter ATP-binding protein, with protein sequence MTGAAIEADGLGMKYRGRGGGWALRNCSFRLPAGRVCALVGPNGAGKSTLLGIAAGFLRPAEGTVRVLGSPPAEARSRMAFVAQDKPLYPQLTVTETLWAGAELNPATWSQEAAERITAPLPRDAKVRSLSGGQRTRLALALALGKRPELLLLDEPMADLDPLARHQLMGALMVEAAEHATTIVMSSHILTELEGACDYLLLVDGGRIRLGGETDELLAAHTLLTGPVRDLSPHTVVESRTTGRQLTALVRKEGPVDTSAWETTEPSLEELLLAHLRSPDAPALLTPSADAGTRVAVSAA encoded by the coding sequence ATGACAGGCGCTGCGATCGAGGCCGACGGCCTCGGCATGAAGTACCGGGGCAGGGGCGGGGGCTGGGCGCTGCGCAACTGCTCGTTCCGGCTGCCCGCCGGGCGCGTGTGCGCCCTCGTCGGACCCAACGGTGCCGGAAAGTCGACCCTGCTGGGCATCGCCGCGGGCTTCCTGCGGCCCGCCGAGGGAACGGTACGGGTGCTGGGCTCGCCGCCCGCCGAAGCCCGTAGCCGGATGGCCTTCGTGGCCCAGGACAAGCCGCTGTACCCGCAGTTGACGGTGACCGAGACGCTCTGGGCGGGTGCCGAACTCAACCCGGCCACCTGGTCCCAGGAGGCCGCCGAACGCATCACCGCACCGCTTCCCCGGGATGCGAAGGTCCGCTCGCTCTCCGGCGGCCAGCGCACCCGCCTCGCCCTGGCCCTCGCCCTCGGCAAGCGGCCCGAACTGCTGCTGCTGGACGAGCCGATGGCCGATCTCGACCCGCTGGCCCGGCACCAGCTGATGGGCGCCCTGATGGTGGAGGCGGCCGAGCACGCCACGACCATCGTGATGTCGTCGCACATCCTCACCGAACTGGAGGGCGCCTGCGACTACCTTCTCCTGGTCGACGGCGGCCGCATCCGGCTCGGCGGCGAGACGGACGAACTGCTCGCCGCACACACCCTGCTCACCGGCCCGGTGCGGGACCTGTCCCCGCACACCGTCGTGGAGTCGCGCACCACGGGACGGCAGCTGACCGCACTCGTCAGGAAGGAGGGTCCGGTGGACACCTCGGCCTGGGAGACGACGGAACCGTCCCTCGAGGAGCTGCTGCTGGCGCACCTGCGGTCCCCCGACGCACCCGCCCTGCTCACGCCGAGCGCGGACGCCGGGACCCGAGTGGCGGTGAGCGCGGCATGA
- a CDS encoding GntR family transcriptional regulator, with product MAQSAAVEFRIDRRSGVATYLQIVQQTKHALRLGLLEPGDRLPTAREVVKATAINPNTVLKAYRELEREGLVEARRGLGTFVTRTLGGAAAADDAPLRAELAGWARRARSAGLDRDDVSALFTAVLDTTFEGDQPG from the coding sequence ATGGCACAGTCCGCAGCGGTCGAGTTCCGCATCGACCGGCGCAGCGGCGTCGCCACGTACCTCCAGATCGTCCAGCAGACCAAGCACGCCCTGCGTCTGGGGCTGCTGGAGCCGGGTGACCGGCTGCCCACCGCCCGCGAGGTCGTGAAGGCCACCGCCATCAACCCGAACACCGTGCTCAAGGCCTATCGCGAGCTGGAGCGCGAAGGGCTCGTCGAGGCCCGGCGTGGGCTCGGCACCTTCGTCACCCGGACCCTCGGCGGCGCGGCGGCCGCCGATGACGCCCCGCTGCGCGCCGAACTCGCCGGCTGGGCCCGCCGGGCCCGCTCCGCCGGCCTGGACAGGGACGACGTGAGCGCGCTCTTCACCGCCGTACTGGACACGACCTTCGAGGGGGATCAGCCCGGATGA
- the pstS gene encoding phosphate ABC transporter substrate-binding protein PstS — MKLQRKNRLRATALGALAVSGALVLTACGSDNNSGGDTGGNASQTKAASNVKCDGAKGQLRASGSSAQKNAMDLWVKEYMAACSGVEINYNSSSSGEGIVAFNQGTVGFAGSDSALKPEEVADSKKICKTGQGINLPMVGGPIAVGFHLEGVDSLTLDAPTLAKIFDTKIKKWNDEAIAKLNPDAKLPDKAIQAFHRSEDSGTTQNLGKYLSATAPSDWKYEPEKKWPAPGGQGATGSSGVATQVKQVDGSIGYFELSYAASQQITTVDINTGGSAPVKASSENASKAIAAAKVKGTGKDLALDLDYTTKADGAYPLVLVTYEVVCDTGNKADTLGTVKSFLTYTASADGQKLLTEAGYAPIPEAINAKVRETVAGLS, encoded by the coding sequence GTGAAGCTTCAGCGCAAGAACCGGCTTCGTGCCACCGCGCTCGGTGCCCTCGCCGTCTCCGGCGCCCTGGTCCTCACGGCGTGCGGTTCGGACAACAACAGCGGTGGCGACACCGGCGGGAACGCCAGCCAGACGAAGGCCGCCTCGAACGTCAAGTGCGACGGCGCCAAGGGCCAGCTGCGCGCCTCCGGCTCCAGCGCGCAGAAGAACGCCATGGACCTCTGGGTCAAGGAGTACATGGCCGCCTGCTCCGGCGTGGAGATCAACTACAACTCCTCCTCGTCCGGCGAGGGCATCGTCGCCTTCAACCAGGGCACCGTCGGCTTCGCCGGCTCCGACTCGGCGCTGAAGCCCGAGGAGGTCGCCGACTCGAAGAAGATCTGCAAGACCGGCCAGGGCATCAACCTCCCGATGGTCGGCGGCCCGATCGCGGTCGGCTTCCACCTGGAGGGTGTCGACAGCCTGACCCTGGACGCCCCCACCCTCGCCAAGATCTTCGACACGAAGATCAAGAAGTGGAACGACGAGGCGATCGCCAAGCTCAACCCGGACGCCAAGCTGCCGGACAAGGCAATCCAGGCCTTCCACCGCTCCGAGGACTCCGGCACCACGCAGAACCTCGGCAAGTACCTGAGCGCCACGGCCCCGTCCGACTGGAAGTACGAGCCCGAGAAGAAGTGGCCGGCCCCCGGCGGCCAGGGCGCGACCGGCTCCTCCGGTGTCGCCACCCAGGTGAAGCAGGTGGACGGCTCGATCGGCTACTTCGAGCTCTCCTACGCCGCCTCGCAGCAGATCACCACGGTCGACATCAACACCGGCGGCTCCGCCCCGGTGAAGGCCTCCTCGGAGAACGCCTCCAAGGCCATCGCCGCCGCCAAGGTCAAGGGCACCGGCAAGGACCTGGCGCTCGACCTCGACTACACCACCAAGGCCGACGGCGCCTACCCGCTGGTCCTGGTGACGTACGAGGTCGTCTGCGACACCGGCAACAAGGCCGACACCCTCGGCACCGTGAAGTCCTTCCTGACCTACACCGCCTCCGCGGACGGCCAGAAGCTCCTCACCGAGGCCGGCTACGCCCCGATCCCCGAGGCGATCAACGCCAAGGTCCGCGAGACGGTCGCCGGCCTCTCGTAA